One region of Solanum pennellii chromosome 6, SPENNV200 genomic DNA includes:
- the LOC107023327 gene encoding peroxisome biogenesis protein 19-2-like, whose protein sequence is MATDHSDDLDQLLDSALDDFQSLNLTTASQRNGDGEGKKESSCMPSEVQGLGMSLPDLKAKNKGKQKAAKEVKDSHVSEALDKLREQTREAVKGLESVAGPRPTVENFGSDPMMEDWVKQFEELAGSQDMESIVETMMQQLLSKEILHEPMREIGERYPKWLEDNKAKLSGEEYDRYRQQYELIRDLNKVYETEPSNFNKIVELMQKMQECGQPPNDIVQELAPDFDISTLGQLSPEMLESQQNCCIM, encoded by the exons ATGGCTACGGACCACTCTGATGATTTAGACCAACTTCTTGATA gtgcTTTGGATGATTTTCAGAGCCTCAATCTCACTACTGCTTCTCAAAG AAATGGGGATGGAGAGGGCAAGAAAGAGAGTTCTTGTATGCCTAGTGAGGTTCAAGGGCTTGGGATGTCGTTACCCGATTTGAAAGCTAAGAATAAAGGGAAGCAAAAGGCTGCCAAGGAGGTGAAGGACTCGCATGTCTCGGAAGCTCTTGATAAGCTTAGAGAGCAGACAAGAGAGGCTGTTAAAGGATTGGAATCAGTGGCAGGGCCGAGACCCACTGTGGAAAACTTTGGAAGTGATCCAATGATGGAGGATTGGGTCAAACAGTTTGAGGAGCTGGCTGGTTCTCAG GACATGGAGTCTATTGTAGAGACCATGATGCAGCAGCTTCTTTCAAAGGAAATTCTTCATGAACCTATGAGAGAAATTGGAGAAAGATATCCAAAATGGTTGGAAGACAATAAAGCCAAGTTAAGCGGTGAAGAATATGATCGTTACAGGCAGCAGTATGAACTTATCAGAGATCTAAACAAAGTTTATGAAACTGAGCCAAGCAACTTCAACAAAATTGTTGAGCTTATGCAGAAAATGCAAGAATGTGGCCAACCACCAAACGATATAGTGCAGGAACTTGCTCCAGACTTTGATATATCAACTCTTGGACAACT ATCACCGGAGATGCTCGAGTCCCAACAGAACTGCTGTATTATGTGA
- the LOC107021069 gene encoding heat shock protein DDB_G0288861-like, which yields MDSSSSSSQQNQYPSYPASQQQSYNPSRFQAYDRQSYYSNYQDPHQQQQQQQQQQIYHQQQPQYHHQQTQQQYSSYNPPNYSDSYPPQHPQAHHQWNFQEPPIHPPGVSIQPASASHGQPHFRLPNQQNGYHLPQRTDGVGLGVNPVAALAQLNQLASSVGAAERLTATGGLHGQSWYPQAQGFRPVIGGPGTYTGSGLGSGAFPGNGAGPSGLHSHVGQSFDKGGGRRMGGDRRRGGGQSKGGDRGRGDGQSKGGDRRRGDGLSKGGDRRRGDGQSKGGDRRRGDGQSKGCDRRRNKVSNSAGVGRCDLCNVDCGCLGILKMHLNGKRHKRNLEKLEANENRTVSDVENVQKPSSDFEPGTAMKPDNLLVEEETKPNIPQNIPLTAMKPDNLLVEEETKQKSPQNIPLTAMKPDDLLVEEETKQNPPQNIPLTDMKPDNLLAEEETQQNPPQNFPLTDMKPDNLLVEEETQQNPPQNISLTDMKPDNFLVEEETQQNPPQNIPLDTLSSENEQKTNNAQQADQPKDANRDTPDKPMMNQPGNQRSGVKRKTLVGGRKKKKASKAKRLATEPSNSNVVIPLMCDLCNVQCDTREILRQHLSGKQHKSALKCDEGHNPICGQAGLQAIYPPNPVTNSPDHS from the exons ATGGATTCGTCTTCGTCTTCATCTCAGCAAAATCAATATCCTTCTTATCCTGCATCCCAACAACAATCCTACAACCCATCTCGTTTTCAAGCCTATGATCGTCAATCATATTACTCCAATTATCAAGACccacatcaacaacaacaacaacaacagcagcagcagaTATATCATCAACAACAGCCGCAGTATCATCATCAACAAACCCAACAACAATATTCATCGTATAACCCTCCCAATTATTCAGATTCATATCCACCGCAACACCCACAAGCCCATCACCAATGGAATTTTCAAGAACCCCCAATTCATCCGCCAGGGGTTTCAATTCAACCCGCTTCGGCATCACACGGGCAACCGCACTTTCGGTTACCCAATCAGCAGAATGGTTATCACTTGCCCCAAAGGACAGACGGGGTTGGGCTAGGGGTGAATCCTGTGGCAGCGTTGGCTCAGTTGAACCAGTTAGCTAGTTCTGTGGGTGCAGCCGAAAGGCTGACGGCCACGGGTGGATTGCACGGCCAGAGTTGGTACCCCCAGGCTCAAGGGTTCAGACCCGTGATTGGAGGACCGGGTACCTATACAGGTTCGGGTTTGGGATCTGGTGCATTCCCTGGAAATGGGGCGGGGCCATCTGGATTGCATTCTCAT GTTGGTCAATCATTTGATAAGGGTGGTGGTCGAAGGATGGGTGGTGATAGAAGGAGGGGTGGTGGTCAGAGCAAAGGTGGTGATAGAGGGAGGGGTGATGGTCAGAGCAAAGGTGGTGATAGAAGGAGGGGTGATGGTCTGAGCAAAGGTGGTGATAGAAGGAGGGGTGATGGTCAGAGCAAAGGTGGTGATAGAAGGAGAGGTGATGGTCAGAGTAAAGGTTGTGATAGAAGGAGGAATAAAGTTAGCAATTCTGCTGGAGTTGGTAGGTGTGATCTGTGCAATGTTGATTGCGGTTGTTTGGGCATACTTAAGATGCACTTGAATGGAAAGCGGCACAAAAGGAACTTGGAAAAATTGGAAGCAAATGAAAACAGAACTGTTAGCGATGTCGAGAATGTGCAGAAACCTTCTAGTGATTTTGAACCAGGAACAGCCATGAAGCCTGATAACTTGCTTGTGGAAGAAGAGACTAAGCCGAATATACCACAAAATATTCCTTTAACAGCCATGAAGCCTGATAACTTGCTTGTGGAAGAAGAGACTAAGCAGAAGTCACCACAAAATATTCCTTTAACAGCCATGAAACCTGATGACTTGCTTGTTGAAGAAGAGACAAAGCAGAATCCACCACAAAATATTCCTTTAACAGACATGAAGCCTGATAACTTGCTTGCGGAAGAAGAGACTCAGCAGAATCCACCACAAAATTTTCCTTTAACAGACATGAAGCCTGATAACTTGCTTGTGGAAGAAGAGACTCAGCAGAATCCACcacaaaatatttctttaacagaCATGAAGCCTGATAACTTCCTTGTGGAAGAAGAGACTCAGCAGAATCCACCACAAAATATTCCTTTAGACACTTTATCTTCTGAAAATGAACAGAAAACCAATAATGCACAACAAGCTGATCAACCTAAAGATGCAAATCGAGATACGCCAGATAAGCCCATGATGAATCAACCTGGAAATCAGAGGTCCGGTGTGAAACGTAAGACATTAGTTGGTggaaggaagaaaaagaaagctTCTAAAGCAAAGAGGCTGGCGACTGAACCTTCCAATTCTAATGTTGTAATTCCTTTGATGTGTGACCTGTGCAATGTGCAATGTGACACACGGGAGATTCTGAGACAACATCTTTCGGGTAAACAGCACAAGTCAGCGCTCAAGTGTGATGAAGGTCACAACCCTATATGTGGACAAGCAGGACTTCAAGCAATTTATCCGCCTAATCCCGTCACAAACTCCCCAGACCATTCATAG
- the LOC107021856 gene encoding zinc finger protein ZAT4-like: MSMEKHKCKLCSRIFTSGKAMGGHMRSHLRTLPLPPKTPPQKQDSGGGGGRSESTLSLYSLKEEEEGEEIGEEKHLGYGLRENPKKSSRIVDPEFLDAGSVVHDRDQSETESTKKPTRRRSKRTRRMFVSDEAAVDDHPEVKKEKSAEFEPVSSFSDTSPEEDIAVCLMMLSKDVWRNSKFRDQNSKEKYQCEICNKVLKSSQALGSHKTIHKKNNSEEQNQGKSRELRLKNVDEKLHECPFCGKIFGSGQALGGHKRTHILSSSITASSSSKVGDSLMDSSSAKFPYGFIDLNMPAPMEDEDFSH, translated from the coding sequence ATGAGTATGGAGAAGCATAAATGTAAGCTCTGTTCAAGGATATTCACAAGTGGTAAAGCTATGGGTGGTCACATGAGGTCCCATTTGAGGACTCTCCCACTTCCACCAAAAACTCCGCCGCAGAAACAGGATTCCGGTGGAGGCGGAGGCCGGAGCGAGTCAACTCTGTCGCTCTATTCgttgaaagaagaagaagaaggggagGAAATCGGGGAAGAGAAACATTTGGGTTATGGGTTAAGAGAGAATCCAAAGAAGAGTTCAAGGATTGTAGATCCTGAGTTTTTGGATGCTGGGTCAGTTGTACATGACAGGGATCAAAGTGAAACGGAGTCAACAAAGAAGCCAACTCGGAGGAGATCTAAGAGAACTCGAAGAATGTTTGTATCAGATGAAGCTGCTGTTGATGATCATCCAGAGGTGAAAAAAGAGAAATCAGCTGAATTTGAACCTGTAAGTTCGTTTTCCGATACTTCCCCTGAAGAAGACATTGCTGTTTGTCTAATGATGCTTTCTAAAGATGTCTGGAGAAATTCGAAATTTAGGGATCAAAATTCTAAAGAGAAGTACCAATGTGAGATTTGCAACAAAGTGTTGAAATCATCTCAAGCTTTAGGAAGTCACAAGACGATCCACAAGAAGAACAATTCTGAAGAACAGAACCAGGGTAAGTCGAGGGAATTGAGATTGAAGAATGTGGATGAGAAATTGCATGAATGTCCATTTTGTGGAAAAATATTTGGGTCAGGACAAGCACTCGGTGGACACAAAAGAACACATATATTGAGTTCATCGATCACtgcttcttcttcatcaaaagTTGGTGATAGCTTAATGGATTCAAGTTCTGCTAAATTCCCATATGGGTTTATAGATCTTAACATGCCTGCTCCAATGGAAGATGAAGATTTTAGCCATTAG